A DNA window from Rhodococcus sp. Z13 contains the following coding sequences:
- the smpB gene encoding SsrA-binding protein SmpB has protein sequence MKEKGRKVIATNRKARHNYTILDTYEAGIALVGTEVKSLREGKASLVDAFATVDDGEVWLRGLHIPEYGHGTWTNHAPRRTRKLLLHRREIDALVGKTREGNQTLVPLSMYFSDGKVKVELALAKGKQDYDKRQDIARRTAEREVTRELGRRVKGMRR, from the coding sequence GTGAAGGAAAAGGGCCGGAAGGTCATCGCCACCAACCGGAAGGCGCGCCACAACTACACCATCCTCGACACCTACGAGGCCGGTATCGCCCTCGTCGGCACCGAGGTCAAGAGCCTGCGTGAAGGCAAGGCCTCGCTGGTCGACGCGTTCGCGACCGTCGACGACGGCGAGGTGTGGCTGCGCGGTCTGCACATCCCCGAATACGGGCACGGCACGTGGACCAACCACGCGCCGCGCCGCACCCGCAAGCTGCTGCTGCACCGGCGGGAGATCGACGCGCTCGTCGGCAAGACCCGCGAGGGCAACCAGACCCTCGTGCCGCTGTCGATGTACTTCTCCGACGGCAAGGTCAAGGTCGAGCTCGCGCTCGCCAAGGGCAAGCAGGACTACGACAAGCGTCAGGACATCGCCCGCCGCACCGCCGAGCGCGAGGTGACCCGCGAGCTCGGCCGTCGAGTCAAGGGCATGCGCCGCTGA
- the ftsX gene encoding permease-like cell division protein FtsX, protein MRASFLFSEVTTGLRRNLTMTVAMILTTAISLGLFGAGLLVVQMAGKTERIFLDRVEVQVFLTEDISSSDPECEQDICASLRSDLENTDDVVSVQYLSRDDAVADATDRVFADQPELAELVSPDSFPASFKVKMSDPDRFALIQDDFGTRPGVDSVLNQQDLVERLFGVLGGIRNGAFAIATIQAIAAVLLIANMVQIAAFTRRTEVGIMRLVGASRWYTQLPFLLEAVVAAIVGAALAIAGLFVAKSMFVDDMLTEVYDANIVARITDSDILLVAPFLVLVGVGMAALTSYATLRLYVRE, encoded by the coding sequence ATGCGTGCCAGTTTCCTGTTCAGCGAGGTCACCACCGGCCTGCGCCGCAATCTCACCATGACCGTCGCGATGATCCTCACCACGGCGATCTCCCTCGGCCTGTTCGGGGCGGGCCTGCTCGTGGTGCAGATGGCGGGCAAGACGGAACGGATCTTCCTCGACCGCGTCGAGGTCCAGGTCTTCCTCACCGAGGACATCTCCTCCTCCGACCCCGAGTGCGAGCAGGACATCTGCGCGTCCCTGCGCTCGGACCTGGAGAACACCGACGACGTGGTGTCGGTGCAGTACCTCAGCCGCGACGACGCGGTCGCCGACGCCACCGACCGGGTCTTCGCCGACCAGCCGGAACTCGCCGAACTCGTCAGCCCCGACAGCTTCCCGGCGTCGTTCAAGGTCAAGATGTCGGATCCGGACCGCTTCGCGCTGATCCAGGACGACTTCGGTACCCGCCCCGGCGTCGACAGCGTCCTCAACCAGCAGGACCTCGTCGAGCGCCTGTTCGGGGTGCTCGGCGGCATCCGCAACGGGGCCTTCGCCATCGCCACGATCCAGGCGATCGCGGCGGTGCTGCTCATCGCCAACATGGTGCAGATCGCGGCGTTCACCCGCCGCACCGAGGTCGGCATCATGCGGCTCGTCGGCGCGAGCCGCTGGTACACCCAGCTGCCCTTCCTCCTCGAGGCGGTCGTCGCCGCGATCGTCGGTGCCGCCCTGGCCATCGCGGGCCTGTTCGTCGCCAAGAGCATGTTCGTCGACGACATGCTCACCGAGGTCTACGACGCGAACATCGTCGCCCGCATCACCGACAGCGACATCCTGCTGGTCGCGCCGTTCCTCGTGCTCGTCGGTGTCGGCATGGCCGCGCTCACCTCGTATGCGACCCTGCGCCTGTACGTGCGCGAATAA
- the ftsE gene encoding cell division ATP-binding protein FtsE, whose amino-acid sequence MIRLENVSKSYKTSTRPALDGVSVNVEKGEFVFLIGPSGSGKSTFLRLLLREERPTSGDIHVADFHVNKLPARRVPKLRQNLGCVFQDFRLLQRKTVAENVSFALEVIGKPRSVIDRTVPEVLDLVGLSGKADRLPAELSGGEQQRVAIARAFVNRPLVLMADEPTGNLDPETSGDIMLLLERINRTGTTVIMATHDHHIVDSMRRRVVELDLGRVVRDESRGVYGVGR is encoded by the coding sequence GTGATCCGGCTGGAGAATGTGTCCAAGTCCTACAAGACGTCCACGCGACCCGCGCTCGACGGGGTGTCCGTCAACGTCGAGAAGGGGGAGTTCGTCTTCCTCATCGGGCCGTCCGGATCCGGCAAGTCCACCTTCCTGCGCCTGCTGCTGCGCGAGGAGCGCCCCACCAGCGGCGACATCCACGTGGCCGACTTCCACGTCAACAAGCTGCCGGCCCGCCGCGTCCCGAAACTGCGGCAGAACCTCGGTTGCGTCTTCCAGGACTTCCGGTTGCTGCAGCGCAAGACCGTTGCCGAGAACGTCTCGTTCGCCCTCGAGGTGATCGGCAAGCCGCGTTCGGTGATCGACCGCACCGTCCCGGAGGTCCTCGACCTGGTGGGCCTGTCCGGCAAGGCCGACCGCCTGCCCGCCGAACTGTCCGGTGGCGAGCAGCAGCGCGTCGCGATCGCCCGCGCGTTCGTCAACCGTCCGCTGGTGCTCATGGCCGACGAGCCGACCGGCAACCTCGACCCGGAGACCAGCGGCGACATCATGCTGCTGCTCGAACGCATCAACCGCACGGGCACGACGGTGATCATGGCCACCCACGACCACCACATCGTCGACTCCATGCGGCGACGGGTCGTCGAACTCGACCTCGGCCGCGTCGTGCGCGACGAGTCGCGCGGGGTCTACGGCGTAGGCCGCTAG